Proteins co-encoded in one Halorussus lipolyticus genomic window:
- a CDS encoding dipeptide epimerase codes for MSLDAEFERVSLPLENAFTISRGTQETAENVVVRIKDDDGIEGIGAAAPSSHYGETADTVEAVLPDLLEVVEAVGDPHQLDRIERRMRETVERNPSARCAVSIALHDVVAKRADLPLYRYWGLDAEESVTSSYTIGIDSTEKMAEKTETAVERGYDVLKVKVGTDRDEEIISTVREHAPEATIRVDANEAWSPREAVRKIEDLAEYDLEFVEQPVSADDPEGLKFVRNRSALPIAADESCVTLADIPRIADKADIANLKLMKCGGLREAKRMIHTARAHGLEVMLGCMIESNAAIAGAAHLAPLLDYADLDGALLLAEDEYAGVPMPEGDIDLAGLDRAGTGARPE; via the coding sequence ATGAGCCTCGACGCCGAGTTCGAGCGCGTCTCGCTCCCCCTCGAAAACGCCTTCACAATCTCTCGCGGGACCCAAGAGACCGCCGAGAACGTCGTGGTCCGTATCAAGGACGACGACGGCATCGAGGGCATCGGTGCGGCCGCACCCTCCAGCCACTACGGCGAGACCGCAGACACCGTGGAAGCGGTCCTGCCCGACCTCCTCGAAGTCGTGGAAGCGGTGGGCGACCCCCACCAACTCGACCGCATCGAGCGCCGGATGCGCGAGACCGTCGAGCGCAACCCGTCCGCGAGGTGCGCGGTCAGCATCGCGCTCCACGACGTGGTGGCCAAGCGCGCCGACCTGCCCCTCTACCGCTACTGGGGACTGGACGCCGAGGAGTCCGTCACGTCCTCCTACACCATCGGCATCGACTCGACCGAGAAGATGGCCGAGAAGACCGAGACGGCGGTCGAACGCGGCTACGACGTGCTGAAGGTCAAGGTCGGCACCGACCGCGACGAAGAAATCATCTCGACAGTCCGAGAACACGCCCCCGAGGCCACCATCCGAGTGGACGCCAACGAGGCGTGGTCGCCCCGCGAGGCCGTCCGGAAAATCGAGGACTTGGCGGAGTACGACCTCGAATTCGTGGAGCAACCCGTCTCGGCCGACGACCCCGAGGGCCTGAAGTTCGTCCGGAATCGGTCCGCGCTCCCAATCGCGGCCGACGAGTCCTGCGTCACGCTGGCCGACATCCCGCGAATCGCCGACAAGGCCGACATCGCCAACCTGAAACTCATGAAGTGCGGCGGCCTCCGCGAGGCCAAGCGAATGATTCACACGGCCAGAGCGCACGGTCTGGAAGTCATGCTCGGGTGCATGATAGAGTCGAACGCCGCCATCGCTGGCGCGGCCCACCTCGCGCCCCTGTTGGACTACGCCGACTTGGACGGGGCGCTCCTGCTGGCCGAGGACGAGTACGCCGGCGTCCCGATGCCCGAGGGCGACATCGACCTCGCGGGCCTCGACAGGGCCGGGACCGGCGCGCGACCCGAATAA
- a CDS encoding DUF502 domain-containing protein, translating to MGKGETPAETARETGESVYDGLLSVVVTGIAIIVPLVVTIWVLAMIINFVAGAFGPVVAVLEWTGVVALFRNLWVGQFFAQLGVYSIVFEYVPEFVAVVLLLASIVAIGSLAHVRYGERLVVAIDSALADVPGIGSVYQSFRRVGDAMLGSEAENFEDVKLVEYPREESYIIGFETADAPEAINEAVEEENLVAMFLPFAPNPVMGGYLAHIPENRVYDVDMTVEEGIRTIITSGIAAGEDGGDDFAVGNIPGVEHDNDSPAKAD from the coding sequence ATGGGGAAAGGGGAGACACCTGCGGAGACAGCCCGCGAGACCGGCGAGTCGGTCTACGACGGACTGCTCAGCGTCGTCGTGACTGGTATCGCTATCATCGTCCCGCTCGTCGTGACTATCTGGGTGTTGGCGATGATTATCAACTTCGTGGCCGGGGCGTTTGGTCCCGTCGTCGCGGTGCTTGAGTGGACCGGCGTCGTGGCGCTCTTTCGCAACCTCTGGGTCGGCCAGTTCTTCGCCCAGTTGGGCGTCTACAGCATCGTCTTCGAGTACGTCCCGGAGTTCGTCGCGGTCGTGTTGCTACTGGCCAGCATCGTCGCCATCGGGTCGCTGGCCCACGTCAGGTACGGCGAGCGACTCGTGGTCGCCATCGACTCGGCGCTCGCCGACGTGCCCGGAATCGGGTCGGTCTACCAGAGCTTTCGCCGGGTCGGCGACGCGATGCTCGGGAGCGAGGCCGAGAACTTCGAGGACGTGAAACTCGTGGAGTACCCCCGCGAGGAGTCGTACATCATCGGCTTCGAGACGGCAGACGCCCCGGAGGCCATCAACGAGGCCGTCGAGGAGGAGAACCTCGTGGCGATGTTCCTCCCCTTCGCGCCGAACCCCGTGATGGGCGGCTACCTCGCCCACATCCCCGAGAACCGAGTCTACGACGTGGACATGACCGTCGAGGAGGGTATTCGGACCATCATCACCAGCGGTATCGCCGCGGGAGAGGACGGCGGCGACGACTTCGCTGTGGGTAACATTCCCGGCGTGGAACACGACAACGACAGTCCGGCGAAGGCCGACTGA
- the nhaC gene encoding Na+/H+ antiporter NhaC, translating to MASLDFEPLTYEELSPERRPTLAQALVPVLGVIVFLGVGSGLLGMNPHAPLLWSIVLTGLVGYYWMGLSWDELYDGIADSLLMGLQAILILFTIYALIATWVSSGTIPGLMYYGLSILTPEVFLPATAILAAIVAFSIGSSWTTAGTLGVAFIGIGSGLGIPEPMTAGAILSGAYAGDKQSPLSDTTNLAAAVTNTDLYDHIRAMRTGTAIAFGIALVLYALLGLRAGGAIPEGQVAEIQGALVGTYDLSVLVFLPLVVTFGLALYGYPALPSLVAGVFAGVFTTIAVQGAGFTAAWDVFLNGTAPETGTTLVNDLLAAGGVSGSAWTISVVVAALSLGGLLEGMGVLAVLAHYLAERVRSATGLVVSSGASAILVNAFSAQQYMAIVVPGMTLRNLYDEYDLESSDLSRAVEAAGTPTGALFPWHAGGVYMASVFGLQSSLQYAPFYFFAYLSPLVLLVMALTGRATTRKETADSPTAASADD from the coding sequence ATGGCTTCGCTCGACTTCGAACCGCTCACCTACGAAGAACTGTCGCCCGAGCGACGGCCGACGCTGGCCCAAGCGTTGGTGCCCGTCCTCGGCGTAATCGTCTTCCTCGGCGTCGGGTCCGGACTGTTAGGGATGAACCCCCACGCGCCGCTCCTGTGGAGCATCGTCCTGACCGGACTGGTCGGCTACTACTGGATGGGTCTCTCGTGGGACGAGTTGTACGACGGCATCGCCGATAGCCTCCTGATGGGGTTGCAGGCCATCCTCATCCTGTTCACTATCTACGCGCTCATCGCCACGTGGGTCAGTTCCGGGACGATTCCGGGCCTGATGTACTACGGCCTGTCGATTCTCACGCCCGAGGTCTTCCTGCCCGCGACGGCGATTCTGGCGGCCATCGTGGCCTTCTCCATCGGGTCGTCGTGGACCACCGCGGGGACGCTGGGCGTCGCGTTCATCGGCATCGGGTCGGGCCTCGGCATCCCCGAACCCATGACCGCCGGAGCGATTCTGAGCGGTGCCTACGCCGGCGACAAGCAGTCGCCCCTCTCGGACACGACCAACCTCGCGGCCGCAGTCACTAACACCGACCTCTACGACCACATCCGGGCGATGCGGACCGGCACCGCCATCGCGTTCGGCATCGCGCTGGTCCTCTACGCCCTGCTGGGTCTGCGCGCCGGCGGCGCGATTCCTGAGGGCCAAGTCGCCGAGATTCAGGGCGCGCTGGTCGGCACCTACGACCTCTCTGTGTTGGTCTTCCTCCCGCTGGTCGTCACCTTCGGCCTCGCGCTCTACGGCTACCCCGCGCTCCCGTCGCTCGTCGCAGGGGTCTTCGCGGGCGTCTTTACGACCATCGCGGTGCAGGGCGCTGGCTTCACCGCGGCGTGGGACGTGTTCCTCAACGGGACCGCGCCCGAGACCGGCACGACGTTGGTCAACGACCTGCTGGCCGCCGGAGGAGTCTCCGGGTCCGCGTGGACCATCTCGGTCGTGGTCGCCGCGCTCTCGCTCGGCGGCCTGCTGGAAGGGATGGGCGTCCTCGCGGTGCTGGCCCACTACCTCGCCGAGAGAGTTCGGAGCGCGACCGGACTGGTCGTGAGTTCGGGTGCCTCCGCAATCCTCGTCAACGCCTTCAGCGCCCAGCAGTACATGGCCATCGTGGTGCCGGGGATGACCCTCCGGAACCTCTACGACGAGTACGACTTGGAGAGCAGTGACCTCTCGCGCGCCGTCGAGGCCGCCGGAACGCCGACCGGGGCGCTCTTTCCGTGGCACGCCGGCGGCGTCTACATGGCCTCGGTGTTCGGTCTCCAGTCGTCGCTCCAGTACGCGCCCTTCTACTTCTTCGCGTACCTCTCGCCGCTGGTCCTGCTGGTCATGGCACTGACCGGCCGGGCCACCACTCGAAAAGAGACCGCCGACTCGCCGACTGCGGCGTCGGCCGACGACTGA
- a CDS encoding threonine--tRNA ligase produces the protein MRLLFIHSDHLEFEATTEAGEDIAETEEVPMQGRMDDCVTAFVSVESEDEADLDAVVENAADELRDVTGQLNTRRIVLYPYAHLSDDLANPDSAKTVMQNLETALEGEYEVLRAPFGWYKSFEVSCKGHPLSELSRHVTPERGEEDGADAAEQAPSEWKLAFPDGETRDALAAKDSDQVSADMRAFVEDEVEGKTASRGEQPPHVELMREKELVGYDELSDVGNLRWYPRGKLIRDSLMEYVNDLVVEYGGMPVETPIMYDLGVRAIREHSEEFGERQYRFESGDRKMMLRFAACFGQFSIMRDMHISESDLPLRIHEMSTYSFRREQKGEVMGLKRQRAFTMPDMHTATRDMEQARDELEAQAKLSLRTSEDLGLNYEPAIRVTRNFYDDNDEWVENLVDDLEKPALLEILPERHHYWSAKIDFAAIDRLGRPIENPTVQIDIESAERFDIEYSTGQESHHPPILHYSPSGGIERVLAALLEKAATQETPRLPTWLSPTQVRFVPVGDEHTDYCDALADDLESAGIRADVDERNESVGKRIARAETDWVPYYAVVGDREVESDEDLLGVNVRADETEREMTPEQLREEVRSEVGDLPKKKRYLPKHVSKHPHFTGRK, from the coding sequence ATGCGACTGCTGTTCATCCACTCCGACCACCTCGAATTCGAGGCCACCACGGAGGCCGGCGAGGACATCGCCGAGACCGAGGAGGTCCCGATGCAGGGTCGGATGGACGACTGCGTGACCGCGTTCGTCAGCGTCGAGAGCGAGGACGAGGCCGACTTGGACGCCGTGGTCGAGAACGCGGCCGACGAACTACGCGACGTGACTGGCCAGTTGAACACGCGGAGAATCGTCCTCTATCCCTACGCGCACCTGAGCGACGACCTCGCCAACCCCGACAGCGCCAAGACCGTGATGCAGAATCTCGAAACCGCGCTCGAAGGCGAGTACGAGGTCCTGCGGGCACCCTTTGGCTGGTACAAGTCCTTCGAGGTGTCTTGCAAGGGTCACCCGCTCTCGGAACTCTCCCGGCACGTCACCCCAGAGCGCGGCGAGGAGGACGGGGCCGACGCCGCCGAACAAGCGCCGAGCGAGTGGAAACTCGCGTTTCCCGACGGCGAGACCAGAGACGCGCTGGCGGCCAAAGATTCCGACCAAGTGAGCGCCGACATGCGGGCGTTCGTCGAGGACGAAGTAGAGGGCAAAACCGCCAGCAGGGGCGAGCAACCGCCCCACGTCGAACTCATGCGGGAGAAGGAACTGGTGGGCTACGACGAGTTGAGCGACGTGGGCAACCTCCGGTGGTACCCCCGTGGCAAGTTAATCCGGGATTCGCTGATGGAGTACGTCAACGACCTCGTGGTCGAGTACGGCGGCATGCCGGTCGAGACGCCCATCATGTACGACCTCGGGGTGCGGGCGATTCGGGAACACTCCGAGGAGTTCGGCGAGCGCCAGTATCGCTTCGAGTCGGGCGACCGGAAGATGATGCTCCGGTTCGCGGCCTGCTTCGGCCAGTTCTCCATCATGCGGGACATGCACATCTCCGAATCGGACCTGCCCCTGCGAATCCACGAGATGTCCACCTACTCCTTCCGGCGCGAGCAGAAGGGCGAGGTCATGGGTCTCAAACGCCAGCGAGCGTTCACCATGCCCGACATGCACACCGCCACGAGGGACATGGAGCAGGCCAGAGACGAACTGGAGGCCCAAGCCAAACTCTCCCTGCGGACCAGCGAGGACCTCGGTCTGAACTACGAACCGGCGATTCGAGTGACCCGGAACTTCTACGACGACAACGACGAGTGGGTCGAGAATCTCGTGGACGACCTCGAGAAGCCCGCCCTGCTGGAAATACTGCCCGAGCGCCACCACTACTGGTCGGCCAAAATCGACTTCGCGGCAATCGACCGACTCGGCAGGCCCATCGAGAACCCCACGGTCCAAATCGACATCGAGAGCGCCGAGCGATTCGACATCGAGTACAGCACGGGCCAAGAGTCCCACCATCCGCCGATTCTCCACTACTCGCCCTCCGGCGGCATCGAGCGCGTGCTGGCCGCCCTGCTGGAGAAGGCCGCCACGCAGGAGACGCCCCGACTGCCGACGTGGCTCTCGCCCACGCAGGTCCGGTTCGTCCCGGTCGGCGACGAACACACCGATTACTGTGACGCCCTCGCCGACGACCTCGAATCCGCCGGAATCCGGGCCGACGTGGACGAGCGAAACGAGTCGGTCGGCAAGCGCATCGCCAGAGCCGAGACCGACTGGGTACCCTACTACGCAGTCGTCGGCGACCGGGAGGTCGAGAGCGACGAGGACCTCCTCGGGGTCAACGTCCGGGCCGACGAGACCGAGCGCGAGATGACGCCCGAGCAACTCCGCGAGGAGGTCCGCTCCGAGGTGGGCGACCTGCCGAAGAAGAAGCGCTACCTCCCGAAGCACGTCAGCAAGCATCCCCACTTCACCGGTCGGAAGTAG
- a CDS encoding FxsA family protein, whose amino-acid sequence MLKRALIGLLIIPLVDALFLVYVATQLGPVLTVALVVLTALVGTLFVRAEGRHTVRRLQEALGKGEVPTDELTDGALLIAAGAFLLTPGLVTDTVGFLLAFPPSRILVRETVQKWVVKPYVEKKTGGFATGNVYTFGFPNAEDVSASGTGASAGGAGNAGAGASGAGGSHGQSNSEDTYRVDDDSYDIEFEDDEEK is encoded by the coding sequence ATGCTCAAACGCGCACTAATCGGACTCCTCATCATTCCCCTCGTAGACGCCCTGTTCCTCGTCTACGTGGCGACGCAACTCGGGCCGGTCCTCACAGTCGCGCTCGTCGTCCTGACCGCGCTGGTCGGGACGCTGTTCGTCCGCGCCGAAGGCCGCCACACCGTCAGGCGGTTACAGGAAGCGCTCGGCAAGGGCGAAGTCCCGACCGACGAGTTGACCGACGGCGCGCTCCTCATCGCGGCGGGCGCGTTCCTGCTGACGCCCGGCCTCGTCACCGACACCGTGGGCTTCCTGCTGGCCTTCCCTCCCTCGCGCATCCTCGTCCGCGAGACCGTCCAGAAGTGGGTCGTCAAGCCCTACGTCGAGAAGAAGACCGGCGGGTTCGCCACCGGCAACGTCTACACCTTCGGCTTCCCGAACGCCGAGGACGTGAGCGCCAGCGGAACCGGCGCTAGCGCGGGCGGTGCAGGGAATGCTGGCGCTGGTGCAAGTGGCGCTGGCGGCTCGCACGGCCAGTCGAACTCCGAGGACACCTATCGCGTGGACGACGATTCCTACGACATCGAATTCGAAGACGACGAGGAGAAGTAG
- a CDS encoding DUF7563 family protein — MALQLPDADGDCRTCEFCDAHVTPEFRRSYGTADRRALRCPECDSWARIMRGSAAGKDVDHPDPQKHDGRNGGVELRGPKVTDGGLSR, encoded by the coding sequence ATGGCGCTCCAGTTGCCCGACGCCGACGGCGACTGTCGCACCTGCGAGTTCTGCGACGCCCACGTCACCCCGGAGTTCCGTCGTAGCTACGGCACCGCCGACAGACGCGCTCTGCGGTGCCCTGAGTGCGATTCGTGGGCGCGCATTATGCGCGGGTCCGCGGCTGGCAAGGACGTAGACCACCCCGACCCGCAGAAACACGACGGTCGAAACGGCGGCGTCGAACTCCGCGGACCGAAGGTCACGGACGGAGGGCTAAGCCGATGA
- a CDS encoding winged helix-turn-helix domain-containing protein, with protein sequence MSLDTPSSAGVVSPDQHVSDVTDAETDRFPEPRAHGASIQNVLNDLAPSDREKRGLDRGTLYDHAVHYWRENVEDHEREPYVAAEPFDADWLPEEGRYALVLKSSGWKAGYGTGDDYSQFYEHHLMLRRVVETKNGHELKKPPLALHVEVQPQFRDLVYEDGNPLECPHGEGTRLEIWTTWAEQPEDAETRAYDALRAVYGDVFDVDDRNPNSRRVAKAEAHVRFAHEKMGNVVETLDQSRQLVAYGGESEIEAHQRRQRQGYLEALVESDRWDLLGFPDQPFNSALKVYRRKDWHTLSPENSAYHPKLEAFFAGVERGELPHVSEWEEVMDHLRTMCATHARWAGLERSDLVEDEFFDGALAPEYEFERPTGRKHMLRQRYEEVATEVYREALKPNTTAVYDLMKVVAEHRGATYDKLVEETGLARSTVRYHVARLEDAEVFVKVEENPVLVAFSAPLAREEASDVLEEVYPDDTPEDRADRADDRREARRERQERRDDDLDGEDEEDADPDASGEAELGFRYLAHVEASAHDLAFLRDRAELGERDVRVRADELPPDLR encoded by the coding sequence GTGAGTCTCGACACGCCGTCGAGCGCGGGCGTCGTCTCGCCCGACCAGCACGTCTCGGACGTAACCGACGCCGAGACCGACCGCTTTCCCGAACCGCGCGCCCACGGCGCGAGCATTCAGAACGTGCTGAACGACCTCGCGCCCTCCGACCGGGAGAAGCGCGGTCTCGACCGCGGCACCCTCTACGACCACGCGGTTCACTACTGGCGCGAGAACGTCGAGGACCACGAACGCGAACCCTACGTCGCCGCCGAACCCTTCGACGCCGACTGGCTCCCCGAGGAGGGCCGCTACGCGCTCGTTCTCAAGTCCTCGGGATGGAAGGCCGGATACGGCACTGGCGACGACTACAGCCAGTTCTACGAACACCATCTCATGCTCCGGCGCGTGGTCGAGACGAAGAACGGTCACGAGTTGAAAAAGCCGCCGCTGGCGCTTCACGTCGAGGTCCAACCGCAGTTCCGCGACCTCGTGTACGAGGACGGGAACCCGCTGGAGTGTCCCCACGGCGAGGGCACTCGACTGGAGATTTGGACGACATGGGCCGAACAGCCCGAGGATGCCGAGACCCGCGCCTACGACGCCCTGCGCGCGGTCTACGGCGACGTGTTCGACGTAGACGACCGAAACCCCAACTCCCGGCGCGTCGCCAAGGCCGAGGCGCACGTCCGGTTCGCCCACGAGAAGATGGGCAACGTCGTAGAAACGCTCGACCAGTCGCGTCAGCTCGTCGCCTACGGCGGCGAGTCCGAAATCGAGGCCCACCAGCGCCGCCAGCGCCAAGGGTATCTGGAGGCGCTGGTCGAGTCCGACCGCTGGGACCTCCTCGGGTTCCCCGACCAACCGTTCAACTCGGCGCTGAAGGTCTACCGCCGGAAGGACTGGCACACGCTCAGTCCGGAGAACTCGGCGTATCACCCGAAGCTGGAGGCGTTCTTCGCTGGCGTCGAGCGCGGCGAACTCCCACATGTCTCGGAGTGGGAGGAGGTGATGGATCACCTGCGCACGATGTGCGCCACGCACGCTCGTTGGGCCGGGCTGGAACGGTCGGACCTCGTGGAAGACGAGTTCTTCGACGGTGCGCTCGCGCCCGAGTACGAGTTCGAGCGCCCGACCGGGCGCAAGCACATGCTTCGCCAGCGGTACGAGGAGGTCGCCACCGAGGTCTACCGCGAGGCGCTGAAGCCGAACACCACGGCCGTCTACGACCTGATGAAGGTCGTCGCGGAACACCGCGGCGCGACCTACGACAAGTTAGTCGAGGAGACCGGACTCGCTCGCTCGACCGTTCGCTATCACGTCGCTCGGCTGGAGGACGCCGAGGTGTTCGTGAAGGTCGAGGAGAACCCGGTACTCGTCGCGTTCAGCGCGCCGCTGGCCCGCGAGGAAGCCAGCGACGTGCTGGAAGAGGTCTATCCGGACGACACGCCGGAGGACCGCGCGGACCGCGCCGACGACCGACGCGAGGCACGCCGCGAGCGCCAAGAACGCCGTGACGACGACCTCGACGGCGAGGACGAGGAGGACGCCGACCCGGACGCCAGCGGTGAGGCCGAACTCGGGTTCCGCTACCTCGCGCACGTCGAGGCGAGCGCCCACGACCTCGCGTTCCTGCGCGACCGCGCGGAACTGGGCGAGCGCGACGTGCGCGTTCGCGCCGACGAACTCCCGCCCGACCTTCGATAG